From the genome of Thermodesulfovibrionales bacterium:
GACGGGCCATCTCGTCTTCAGCACCCTCCATACGATTGACGCCACGGAAACGGTCAACAGGGTCGTTGCGGTGTTTCCGCCCTATCAGCATAAGCATGTGCGGATACAGCTCTCATCGGTAATACGGGGAATAATATCGATGAGACTCATGCCGAGGGCAGACGGAAAAGGCAGGGTCCCCGCCGTTGAGGTGCTCGTCGCAACAGCCACCATCAGGGATTGCATACTCGACGCCGACAAGACGAAACAGATACCGGATGTCATCGCTCAGGGCAAGATCCATTACGGGATGCAGACCTTTGATCAGTCGCTCTTCGACCTTTTCAAGTCAGGACTCGTTACCTACGAGGAGGCACTGCGCAGGGCTTCCAACCCGGACGATTTTGTCCTCAAGGTCAAGGGCGTCCACTCAACGAGCGACCTTAACCTCGAGGTGAGGCGGGAGCAGGGGCAGAAGATCGAGATCGAAAGATTCGCGCAATGAGGGAAGACGCTTCCGCGCCTCGCCAGACAGGGAGAAGGGGGAAAGGGTGTCTTCCTCTTCGGTCTGTTTCACCATCTGAAACACCTCTCAAGCGAAGCGGCTCTCCTCTCGGGAAAGATCCCGTTCTCAATTTTGCATACAGACTCCTGAGCTACCGGGGGAGGAGCGAGAAAGAGCTGAGGCAGAGACTTATTCTGAAAGGTTTTGATGAGCTTGCCGTCGATACCGTAATGACCCGTCTCACAGCGAATGGTTTTCTTGACGACCGAAAACTCGCCTTTTCACTGAAGCGGTACGCAGAGGAATCGAAGCATCTCGGCATAGTCGGGACGAAGAGATTCCTCAGGGAAAGAGGAATTCCGAGGGAGATCATAGATGAGGCGGTGGACAATGTCGATGAAACTGATGCAGCTCATAGGGTCGCGCGAAAGATGATGAGATCCTCAAGCTCCTATCCTCCGGAGAAAACGATGCGGAGACTATACAACGCCCTCGCCCGGAAGGGATTCACAGCCGGAACAATCAGAAAGACCCTCGGTCGATTTATTCGTAAGGAGGAGGGCTGATGAGACCATATGTTCCTGCCCTTTCTGTAATCGTGCCGGTGTGCTCTGCTTTTTCGGGATATGTAACGGCCCCCCGATGCTCGGG
Proteins encoded in this window:
- a CDS encoding regulatory protein RecX — encoded protein: MREDASAPRQTGRRGKGCLPLRSVSPSETPLKRSGSPLGKDPVLNFAYRLLSYRGRSEKELRQRLILKGFDELAVDTVMTRLTANGFLDDRKLAFSLKRYAEESKHLGIVGTKRFLRERGIPREIIDEAVDNVDETDAAHRVARKMMRSSSSYPPEKTMRRLYNALARKGFTAGTIRKTLGRFIRKEEG